In a single window of the Littorina saxatilis isolate snail1 linkage group LG3, US_GU_Lsax_2.0, whole genome shotgun sequence genome:
- the LOC138961449 gene encoding uncharacterized protein, which produces MVNTCCVNGCATRSNKEPDVTFHRIPKTDLTRGEKIRELSEKRRRAWIQQINRKTVTDITIKPWTRVCSKHFVTGKPAELYDESHPDWVPSLDMGYNCKKGDLDRYERTKQRQVQPVQAEAEPEPSADGDADGVIEMSADNEDSEEVTNKAASGDVVLQQVFLQLEKDRRLLQTEKEAVVAENNSFKSEVQALTEENMHMKEKLASVTWCEDSFRDDDNKVKYYTGLPSFVLLMALLKELSPHITTGPRTATTKFQQLLMVLMRLRLNLPIRVISDMFILSESTVSRTVLKMIDVMFDRLKHIVKWPNKDELWGSVPLDFLHSFGKKVTVIIDCFEIFMETPSSMDPKCKTFSHYKHHNTMKFLIGITPQGSVSYVSKGWGGRTSDKFLTENSDFLDHLLPGDLVLADRGFNISESVGLRCAEVKIPAFTKGKRQLSAFDVESTRKLAHLRIHVERVIGIIMQKYPILDATIPVTFLSKSEGDQFSTLDKVVTVCAALVNLCPSVVPFD; this is translated from the exons ATGGTGAACACCTGTTGCGTGAACGGGTGTGCTACTCGAAGCAATAAGGAACCCGACGTTACCTTCCATCGAATTCCGAAGACTGATCTGACAAGGGGAGAAAAAATTCGCGAGTTGAGTGAGAAGAGGAGACGAGCATGGATCCAGCAAATCAACCGCAAGACTGTGACTGACATCACAATAAAACCGTGGACTCGAGTGTGTTCAAAGCATTTTGTGACAG GCAAGCCTGCTGAGCTGTACGATGAGTCACACCCGGACTGGGTTCCATCTCTTGACATGGGGTATAACTGCAAGAAGGGGGACTTGGACAGGTATGAGCGTACAAAGCAGCGACAAGTCCAGCCTGTGCAAGCCGAAGCTGAACCAGAGCCGTCTGCAGATGGCGATGCTGATGGTGTGATTGAAATGAGTGCTGACAACGAGGACAGTGAGGAAGTTACAAACAAAGCAGCTTCTGGTGATGTTGTTCTACAGCAGGTTTTTCTGCAGCTTGAGAAAGACAGAAGACTGTTGCAGACAGAGAAGGAAGCAGTGGTTGCAGAAAATAACTCCTTCAAATCCGAGGTTCAAGCTCTCACTGAAGAGAACATGCACATGAAGGAAAAGCTCGCATCTGTCACTTGGTGCGAAGACTCTTTTCGTGACGATGACAACAAAGTTAAGTACTATACAGGATTACCTAGCTTTGTGTTGTTGATGGCACTCTTAAAAGAGCTGTCACCGCACATTACTACAGGGCCTAGAACAGCCACTACAAAGTTCCAGCAGTTACTGATGGTCCTCATGCGTCTTCGCCTCAACTTGCCGATTCGTGTTATCTCTGACATGTTCATTCTATCCGAGTCTACTGTATCCAGAACTGTGTTGAAAATGATTGATGTCATGTTCGATCGTCTGAAACATATTGTCAAGTGGCCAAACAAGGATGAGCTTTGGGGGTCAGTGCCGTTGgattttttgcactcgtttggAAAGAAAGTGACAGTCATTATAGATTGTTTTGAGATTTTCATGGAAACACCATCGAGCATGGACCCGAAATGCAAGACATTTTCTCATTATAAGCACCACAATACCATGAAATTTTTGATAGGTATTACACCACAGGGCTCAGTGTCATATGTTTCAaaggggtggggagggaggaCTAGTGACAAATTTCTCACTGAAAACAGTGATTTCTTAGATCACTTGCTACCAGGGGATCTTGTTCTTGCTGACCGCGGGTTCAACATCAGTGAAAGTGTAGGTCTCAGGTGCGCTGAAGTCAAGATACCAGCTTTCACAAAGGGCAAGAGGCAGCTGTCAGCATTTGATGTTGAAAGCACCAGAAAACTTGCTCATCTGAGAATACATGTTGAGAGAGTCATTGGAATTATCATGCAGAAGTACCCTATTCTTGATGCAACCATTCCCGTCACATTCCTTTCCAAATCAGAAGGAGACCAGTTCTCAACTCTGGACAAAGTTGTCACAGTTTGCGCTGCCCTGGTAAACCTCTGCCCATCGGTTGTGCCTTTTGATTAG
- the LOC138961445 gene encoding uncharacterized protein, producing the protein MSKPRDELSKKVVTPYVDTLDDVSKRRYLQKIAAVKNIDPYENEDWSDDAKTFPPLDKCDVFEYLVNRTSYYTRERFKAMKQLGAHNQLTSGWVKKMYTHRPHGCENTIITSQVCHSQSISDKPLNPWVIVEADGTVQTAHCDCMAGIGESCVHVAALLFAVDVAVRLRDSKTPTQTAAYWVNPSAKNVMYEEGWKIDFTSSATRKRRMEDDINGTPSQLRGPRKRVYTPAPTEEEKMQFFESIQFSVTGVKPVILSLVKEFQSDYVSGRNKYPKFLGDLFQEELSRKPYDFVLAKCKDMDLSVSQEEAILAERQTRAQAKCRLWHRLRAGRITASRAYQVCHTTTTKPSLSLLHSICGPDGKTQSAAMKWGQQKEATAVAQYRAQVSNDHEGFGVEPCGLFIRPMFPTLGASPDGMIVCRCHGRGCLEVKCPASKADLTIDEACQDKNFCLGKEENVIGLKRHHPYYMQVQTQMALSETNFCDFVVWTKKGLHVERVLFDADFWQDSVVKMTEFFSAVVLPELVAHFFSQPRPQVLLPSPTKAASQAHSTEGQLYCICKRTEDEDDMVACDNENCKLEWFHFFCVGIRSKPKGQWYCPECRQLPQFQRSGKTLPKKRN; encoded by the exons ATGTCGAAGCCAAGAGACGAATTGTCGAAGAAAGTAGTTACCCCGTATGTCGATACGCTGGATGATGTCAGCAAGAGGCGATATCTGCAGAAGATAGCGGCGGTGAAGAACATTGACCCCTACGAAAATGAGGACTGGTCGGACGACGCCAAGACGTTTCCTCCTTTGGACAAGTGCGACGTTTTCGAGTACCTTGTAAACCGTACAAGCTACTACACAAGAGAAAGATTCAAAGCCATGAAGCAGCTTGGAGCCCACAACCAGCTCACATCAGGTTGGGTGAAAAAAATGTACACCCACAGGCCACATGGTTGTGAAAACACAATCATTACCTCACAG GTCTGCCACTCCCAGAGTATCTCGGACAAGCCACTCAACCCATGGGTCATCGTGGAGGCAGACGGCACAGTCCAGACAGCCCACTGTGATTGCATGGCAGGCATCGGGGAGAGCTGCGTCCATGTTGCAGCTCTGCTTTTTGCAGTGGATGTTGCCGTCAGACTGCGTGACAGCaagacacccacacagacagCAGCCTACTGGGTCAACCCATCAGCGAAAAATGTGATGTACGAGGAAGGATGGAAGATTGATTTTACCTCCAGTGCCACACGCAAAAGGCGCATGGAGGATGACATCAATGGGACCCCCAGCCAACTCCGTGGCCCACGAAAACGCGTCTACACACCAGCACCCACTGAGGAGGAAAAGATGCAGTTCTTCGAATCAATTCAGTTCTCTGTGACAGGCGTGAAACCAGTCATTCTCTCCCTTGTGAAAGAATTTCAATCGGACTATGTGTCTGGCCGTAACAAATACCCTAAGTTTCTTGGGGATTTGTTCCAAGAGGAACTCAGCAGAAAGCCCTATGACTTTGTCCTGGCAAAATGCAAAGACATGGACTTGAGCGTCAGCCAGGAGGAAGCTATCCTAGCTGAGAGGCAGACGCGTGCCCAGGCAAAGTGTAGGCTCTGGCACAGGCTTCGTGCCGGAAGGATCACAGCATCGAGGGCGTACCAGGTCtgccacacaacaacaacaaaaccatcaCTGAGCCTACTGCACAGCATTTGTGGCCCAGATGGCAAAACCCAGTCAGCTGCCATGAAGTGGGGGCAGCAAAAAGAGGCAACAGCAGTGGCACAATACCGTGCACAGGTCAGCAATGACCACGAGGGCTTCGGTGTGGAGCCATGTGGCCTGTTCATTCGCCCCATGTTTCCAACTCTTGGTGCATCTCCTGATGGGATGATTGTTTGTCGTTGCCATGGAAGAGGATGCCTCGAAGTGAAGTGCCCCGCCTCAAAAGCAGACCTGACGATAGACGAGGCCTGCCAGGACAAGAACTTTTGCTTGGGGAAAGAGGAGAATGTTATTGGTTTGAAAAGGCACCACCCATACTACATGCAAGTCCAAACACAGATGGCTCTGTCTGAGACCAACTTTTGTGACTTTGTCGTTTGGACGAAGAAAGGCTTACACGTTGAGCGAGTGCTTTTTGATGCCGACTTTTGGCAGGATTCTGTTGTGAAGATGACAGAGTTTTTCTCTGCTGTTGTTTTGCCTGAACTAGTCGCTCACTTCTTCTCTCAGCCACGCCCCCAGGTTCTTCTCCCATCGCCCACCAAAGCTGCATCCCAGGCACACAGCACTGAGGGGCAGCTGTACTGCATTTGCAAAAGAACCGAGGATGAAGACGATATGGTTGCATGTGACAATGAGAACTGCAAGTTGGAGTGGTTCCACTTCTTCTGCGTTGGAATTCGCTCCAAACCGAAAGGGCAGTGGTACTGCCCTGAGTGCAGACAGTTGCCTCAGTTCCAGCGAAGCGGGAAAACTCTCCCAAAGAAAAGAAACTGA